The Nitrospirota bacterium genomic sequence CACTGCCAAAAGAAAAAGGCAAGCCTCTTAATCCTATACCGGGAACTGTTCCGCGTCCTGACAGGCTTCCTGACGGCTGCAAGTTCTCTGACAGGTGCAGGTTTGTTATCCCTGCATGTCAAGAGAGAGAGCCTGACCTCAGGCAGATATCAACAGAAAAGGAAAGCACACACCTTGCAAGGTGCATAAGAGCTGAAGAGATTATATGGAACTACTGAGCGTAAAGGCTTTAAAGAAATATTTCCCTGTGAAAAAGAAGCTGGCAGGCGAACCGCTGTGGCTTAAGGCTGTGGACGGCATTGATTTTTCAATAGAGAAGGATAAGGTCTTTGCGCTTGTCGGTGAAAGCGGCTGCGGCAAATCAACTGTTGCGCGTCTTGTTTTGAAACTTATGAAG encodes the following:
- a CDS encoding ABC transporter ATP-binding protein, with product MELLSVKALKKYFPVKKKLAGEPLWLKAVDGIDFSIEKDKVFALVGESGCGKSTVARLVLKLMKPTAGEVFFEGRDIFALKGDSLKAFRKSVQIIFQ